One Anthonomus grandis grandis chromosome 14, icAntGran1.3, whole genome shotgun sequence DNA window includes the following coding sequences:
- the LOC126744624 gene encoding RNA-binding protein Rsf1-like, giving the protein MGDRDRSMNRSTRVYVGGLEDGIKKEDLEEEFQKFGKLTSVWIALNPPGFAFVEFDNNADAEAACDSLNGIDLLGSKLRVEIAKGRSRGGGRGGGGGFRGGRGGRGGGGGRDGGYRDGGFRGGRGGGRGFDGGRRGGGGFRGGRDDGDRFGSRDFGRRSDGFRGGRGGGGPPRRFGGDGGGGGGSYRSRSPMGGQRR; this is encoded by the coding sequence ATGGGTGACCGAGACAGAAGCATGAACAGATCGACTAGGGTTTACGTTGGAGGCCTCGAAGATGGAATCAAAAAGGAAGACCTCGAGGAAGAGTTCCAGAAATTCGGCAAGCTCACCAGTGTTTGGATCGCGCTCAACCCACCGGGCTTCGCCTTTGTCGAGTTTGATAATAATGCAGATGCCGAAGCTGCTTGTGACAGCCTTAACGGTATTGACCTGCTCGGTTCAAAGTTGAGAGTTGAAATCGCCAAAGGTAGATCCAGAGGGGGTGGCCGTGGTGGCGGCGGCGGTTTTAGAGGGGGCAGGGGTGGTCGAGGGGGCGGCGGTGGCAGAGATGGTGGCTACCGTGATGGCGGATTCCGTGGGGGTCGAGGTGGCGGCAGGGGATTCGATGGGGGCCGAAGGGGTGGCGGTGGATTCAGAGGGGGTCGAGATGATGGAGATCGGTTTGGATCAAGAGATTTCGGTAGGAGGAGTGACGGTTTTAGGGGGGGTAGGGGTGGCGGTGGACCACCGAGGAGGTTTGGTGGAGAcggtggtggtggtggtggaTCCTACAGATCCAGATCACCAATGGGCGGCCAGAGGCGTTAG
- the LOC126744626 gene encoding uncharacterized protein LOC126744626: protein MLNFFRCFYISQIQKSLGSALFPSLWKHSFVVPIFKSDDNDQIGTYRGVCIQSAIPKLLDSLIYDQIYFYCKELLLNQQYRFSSGRSTITNLLIYQQDLLDALERGCQMDVIYTDFSKAFDRVDHRILQEKLRVFGFSNHIVAWFTSFLSGRTQQMT from the exons ATGTTGAACTTTTTCAGATGCTTTTATATCTCCCAGATTCAG aaatccCTTGGCTCAGCACTCTTTCCGTCATTATGGAAGCATAGTTTTGTGgtaccaatatttaaatcagatgaTAATGACCAAATAGGCACCTATAGGGGCGTTTGCATCCAGTCGGCCATTCCAAAACTGTTGGACAGTCTTATCTACgaccaaatttatttctattgcaaGGAGCTGTTGCTCAATCAGCAGTATAGGTTTAGTTCGGGCAGATCTACGATCACTAACTTGTTGATCTATCAGCAGGATCTGTTggatgccttggagaggggatgtcagatggatgtgatttatacagacttctccaaggcttttgatagagtcGATCACAGAATCTTGCAGGAGAAACTTAGAGTGTTTGGTTTCTCCAATCATATAGTTGCCTGGTTCACAAGCTTTTTGTCAGGCCGGACTCAGCAG atgacctgA
- the LOC126744616 gene encoding mediator of RNA polymerase II transcription subunit 17, with the protein MSFNSVNISVEAPIENQIQEITYDGVELYQPPLTLSESLAKYAQKIDFSKTSELDIKREEAAAEEAKSDTDSKDAFQSSLWPWDSVRNKLRNAHQEICVLADVLAIAKEKRYMVLDPVQQEPLETKPMVQIYARKKALAGAANVLLAGVEKLKTSQNEAARNRTMPDFHIELLRLRQNWRLKKVSNTIIGDLSYRTAGSKYLQTGTFEVTKAEDDEKPGSPPSSPLPTGGPAVKQTSALKVSIPSELQGVAYIEVLCQKDQEDLCSANINLLGSGAPSSNPDMHWQQKLEAAQNVLFCKELFNQLAKEAVQLQAPIPHMVVGNQIMATVLPGIQLIIALRHSTGCDKKVEKPAPSKSEHDHVLEHSLHQLLREVHHKNTHHPFPHPATGPLGPSKKRMIAGPMAADRYELLEMTKKETLLEQIVKQAQHFIMRMRTEYVLDTIAKEFKDPLISSHWNTLNSPTQSCVKINISTHGYDAVCRTPLVIHVGEKSLKCICRDGKVMNMSYEPQELRDLIFCHINQHQILAVQALAKTMGWQPLGNSSHLGTGPVEPLGNAALCLLASPTGDRIIAVRCEPQASGMQVSVAHSPRTDFFPSRLVTERKWEHLGGQFRDVRLDKMEGRNFLHKMELLMASLTSNS; encoded by the exons gCCTTTAACACTATCAGAAAGCTTAGCAAAATATGCCCAAAAAATCGACTTCAGCAAAACCTCAGAGCTTGATATTAAGAGAGAAGAGGCAGCAGCTGAAGAGGCTAAATCAGACACAGACAGTAAGGATGCTTTCCAGTCTTCTTTATGGCCCTGGGACTCTGTGAGGAACAAACTCAGAAACGCTCATCAGGAAATCTGCGTTTTGGCAGACGTTCTAGCTATTGCCAAGGAAAAGCGATATATGGTTTTGGATCCTGTGCAGCAGGAACCCCTGGAAACAAAACCTATGGTCCAAATTTATGCTCGGAAAAAAGCTTTAGCTG GTGCTGCAAATGTATTGCTAGCAGGGGTGGAGAAATTAAAAACCTCCCAAAATGAAGCTGCAAGAAACAGAACAATGCCAGATTTTCATATTGAGTTATTAAGGCTTAGACAAAACTGGAGGTTAAAGAAGGTTTCCAATACCATTATAGGAGATTTAAGTTACAGAACAGCAGGTTCTAAGTATTTACAAACTGGAACATTTGAG GTAACAAAAGCTGAAGATGACGAGAAGCCAGGAAGTCCTCCAAGTAGCCCATTACCTACTGGAGGGCCAGCTGTAAAACAGACCAGTGCCCTTAAAGTTTCTATACCCTCAGAACTACAAGGTGTCGCCTATATAGAGGTACTTTGCCAGAAGG acCAAGAAGACTTATGTTCCGCAAACATAAACCTGTTAGGATCTGGAGCTCCGTCTTCTAACCCGGATATGCACTGGCAGCAAAAACTCGAAGCCGCccaaaatgttcttttttgcAAAGAATTATTTAATCAGTTAGCCAAAGAAGCTGTTCAGCTACAAGCGCCCATTCCTCATATGGTTGTGGGAAATCAAATTATGGCTACTGTTTTGCCTGGTATTCAGTTGATAATCGCGCTAAGGCATTCTACTGGTTGTGATAAG AAAGTAGAGAAACCGGCCCCATCAAAAAGTGAACATGACCATGTTCTAGAGCATTCCCTCCATCAATTACTAAGAGAGGTGCACCACAAAAATACACATCATCCATTTCCACATCCTGCAACCGGGCCTTTGGGACCGTCTAAAAAAAGAATGATTGCAG gTCCCATGGCTGCGGATCGTTACGAACTTTTAGAAATGACCAAAAAAGAAACGTTACTAGAACAAATAGTAAAACAGGCTCAGCACTTTATTATGCGTATGCGAACCGAGTATGTATTAGATACGATAGCGAAAGAGTTCAAAGACCCACTAATATCGTCACACTGGAACACCTTAAACAGCCCTACCCAGAGCTGcgtgaaaattaatatttcgacGCATGGATACGATGCTGTTTGTAGGACGCCACTCGTCATACATGTCGGAGAAAAGAGTTTGAAATGTATTTGTAG AGATGGCAAAGTAATGAATATGAGCTATGAACCGCAAGAGTTGAGAGATCTGATATTTTGTCATATTAATCAACATCAAATATTGGCAGTACAAGCGTTGGCAAAGACCATGGGTTGGCAACCGTTGGGTAATTCCAGTCATTTGG GCACAGGTCCAGTAGAACCGTTGGGAAACGCAGCATTATGCCTATTAGCCTCGCCTACTGGAGATCGAATAATCGCAGTTCGATGCGAGCCACAGGCCAGTGGCATGCAAGTATCCGTCGCGCATTCACCCAGAACGGATTTCTTTCCCAGTCGGTTGGTCACAGAACGGAAATGGGAACATTTGGGCGGCCAATTCAGGGACGTGAGGTTGGATAAGATGGAAGGTCGCAATTTTCTGCATAAAATGGAATTGCTTATGGCTAGTCTGACTAGTAATTCCTAG